The following are encoded in a window of Clostridium thermarum genomic DNA:
- a CDS encoding methyl-accepting chemotaxis protein: MLKKNLSINKFQKRVKPKLRLFSIKDLKIGLKLNLSFLILISISLIIVSLISYTQFSKIIIDQNKNNLVELMKQKGESINRSLQELDKDFKAVANNDSLGEKVAKYSSMERGKKVQTSDQIYKYLDDTFKTSMDIADMFIVSNSQDIFYYGGSGRDKDYDIFSDPYYVDFINSEKDSLKTIPYVSAHSLTNQMSPRIITAFYRMRISTSLKSIGNLVVNLKEDYLYNLIKDMKVDYNTKVIILDSDNNIVMDPSNRAENGNKYAIDISSYVADNENHWFNKEIDKEMNLVTYYKFTNTDWILVGLTPISNMTKTASSIRLLMLIIGLVSLALAFFLSTFITKDITKGIKELIARMDKVKTGVLAIDSLPNRKDEVGLLGDRFVDMLESFRESIKDINTLSGITSEAADEISVNATKNFEEFENLSIKIMEIHNKSKNQNNDVHKINQITTELSNKIEEILSYFNTIGSRINNTKALTGEGKDSVTDLKDKSYKVADIIDNIAAMSTELNSEFKEIGKITEAVKGVAKQTDLLALNAEIEAARLGEQGKGFGVIAKSVKQLAAETSNSTKYIESIINKLKDKIKELNEAINISEQFMKEQVHSVEDTTESFDAIAHTMEEMVRQILIVKDEIENINNTREDINKIMDILSSSSEDNVAVSKEIAVSAEEKENLNEELVELSKHLKELAVDVESKVQKFKL, translated from the coding sequence ATGTTAAAAAAGAACTTGTCAATAAATAAATTTCAAAAGAGAGTAAAGCCCAAATTAAGACTTTTTTCAATAAAGGACTTAAAGATAGGACTAAAATTAAATCTAAGTTTCTTAATACTAATTTCCATATCACTAATTATAGTTTCATTAATCTCCTATACTCAGTTTTCAAAAATAATAATTGATCAAAACAAGAATAACTTAGTGGAATTAATGAAGCAAAAGGGCGAGAGTATTAATAGATCCTTGCAAGAACTTGACAAAGACTTTAAGGCTGTAGCAAACAATGACAGTCTAGGAGAAAAAGTAGCAAAGTATAGTTCTATGGAGCGAGGAAAAAAAGTGCAAACTTCAGACCAGATATATAAGTATTTGGATGATACTTTTAAAACAAGTATGGATATTGCAGATATGTTTATTGTCTCCAATAGTCAGGACATATTTTACTACGGAGGAAGCGGACGTGATAAAGACTATGATATCTTCTCCGACCCCTACTATGTTGACTTTATAAATAGTGAAAAGGATTCATTAAAGACGATCCCCTATGTCAGTGCACATTCTCTTACCAATCAAATGTCGCCAAGAATTATAACCGCATTTTACAGAATGAGAATATCAACCAGTTTGAAAAGTATTGGTAACTTGGTTGTCAATCTTAAGGAAGATTATCTTTACAATTTGATTAAAGATATGAAGGTTGACTATAACACAAAAGTTATTATTCTTGACTCAGATAACAATATAGTAATGGATCCAAGCAACAGGGCTGAAAATGGTAATAAGTATGCCATAGATATTTCAAGCTATGTTGCAGATAATGAAAATCACTGGTTTAATAAAGAAATAGACAAGGAAATGAATCTGGTGACCTACTACAAGTTTACAAATACCGATTGGATATTGGTTGGACTCACACCCATCAGTAATATGACAAAGACAGCTTCATCAATAAGACTTCTAATGCTAATAATAGGTTTAGTAAGTTTAGCGCTGGCTTTTTTCCTTTCCACCTTTATTACTAAAGATATCACTAAAGGAATAAAAGAGCTTATTGCCAGGATGGATAAGGTAAAAACCGGTGTCTTGGCTATAGATAGCTTACCAAACCGTAAGGATGAAGTAGGGTTGTTAGGGGACAGGTTCGTAGATATGCTTGAAAGCTTTAGGGAATCTATAAAGGATATCAATACATTATCAGGTATAACCTCCGAGGCGGCGGACGAAATTTCAGTTAATGCTACTAAAAACTTTGAGGAATTTGAGAATCTATCTATAAAGATAATGGAGATTCACAATAAAAGCAAAAATCAAAATAATGATGTTCATAAGATAAACCAAATAACCACCGAACTATCTAATAAAATTGAGGAAATTTTGAGTTATTTCAATACAATTGGCTCTAGAATTAATAATACAAAGGCCTTGACTGGTGAGGGCAAAGATTCTGTAACTGATTTAAAAGATAAGTCATATAAGGTTGCAGACATAATTGACAATATTGCAGCTATGTCTACTGAATTAAACAGTGAATTTAAGGAGATAGGCAAAATAACTGAGGCGGTTAAGGGAGTTGCAAAGCAGACAGATCTTCTGGCATTAAATGCTGAAATAGAAGCAGCCAGATTAGGTGAACAAGGTAAGGGGTTTGGAGTTATTGCTAAATCTGTAAAACAACTGGCTGCAGAGACAAGTAATTCTACAAAGTATATAGAGTCAATAATAAATAAACTGAAAGATAAGATTAAAGAACTTAACGAAGCCATTAATATATCTGAACAATTTATGAAGGAACAGGTTCATTCCGTGGAAGATACCACAGAGAGCTTCGATGCTATTGCACACACTATGGAAGAAATGGTTAGACAAATTCTCATTGTCAAAGATGAAATCGAAAACATCAATAATACAAGAGAAGATATCAATAAAATAATGGACATATTAAGTTCCAGCTCTGAAGATAATGTTGCGGTTAGTAAAGAAATTGCAGTATCTGCGGAAGAAAAGGAAAACCTGAACGAAGAATTGGTGGAATTGTCCAAGCATCTGAAGGAATTGGCGGTTGATGTAGAAAGTAAGGTTCAGAAGTTTAAACTTTAA
- a CDS encoding carbohydrate ABC transporter permease — MSMSYAENIRRKKKIKRAVANTVLIVMITLSVFPIFWMVLSSLMTQGDLATGKIGKPINWQNYVEMWQNINFFAYFKNSLIICGITTMITLSLAVFAGYAVAKYKFPGSGIFGGTVLATQMIPGMMFLLPLYMMFIKFQESTGIRIVNTYPGVIITYSAFFIPFSIWILRGFFATIPKELEEAARIDGCTKFGAFIRVILPVSTTGIIATGIYIFLMAWDELLFAWVLTTDISTQTIPVGIRLYVGNYQNRYDLMMAASVVSTIPVLIMFFSLQKKFISGMTAGAVKG; from the coding sequence ATGAGTATGAGTTACGCAGAGAACATAAGAAGAAAAAAGAAAATAAAGCGGGCAGTTGCAAACACTGTACTTATTGTAATGATTACTTTAAGTGTCTTTCCTATATTTTGGATGGTACTGAGTTCATTAATGACACAAGGAGACCTGGCAACAGGAAAGATTGGAAAACCAATCAATTGGCAGAATTATGTGGAGATGTGGCAGAATATTAACTTCTTCGCATATTTTAAAAACAGTTTGATCATTTGTGGGATAACCACAATGATTACACTGAGCTTAGCTGTATTTGCTGGCTATGCTGTTGCTAAGTATAAGTTCCCCGGCTCAGGTATATTTGGAGGTACCGTTCTTGCCACTCAAATGATTCCGGGAATGATGTTTTTACTGCCCTTGTATATGATGTTTATAAAATTTCAAGAAAGTACCGGTATAAGAATTGTAAATACCTATCCGGGGGTAATAATCACCTATTCAGCATTCTTTATTCCATTTAGTATATGGATATTAAGAGGTTTCTTCGCAACCATACCGAAGGAGTTAGAAGAAGCAGCACGTATTGATGGATGTACAAAGTTTGGAGCCTTTATAAGAGTGATATTGCCGGTATCTACTACCGGTATCATAGCAACAGGCATATATATATTCCTTATGGCCTGGGATGAATTACTCTTTGCATGGGTTCTTACAACGGATATTTCTACTCAGACAATACCGGTGGGTATAAGATTGTATGTTGGAAATTATCAGAACAGATATGATTTAATGATGGCTGCAAGCGTTGTATCCACAATTCCGGTTCTTATAATGTTCTTCTCACTTCAAAAGAAATTTATTAGCGGTATGACCGCAGGGGCTGTTAAAGGATAG
- a CDS encoding carbohydrate ABC transporter permease, whose product MKIEKNEVVYTEHKYSLKENIRRNKFAYALIAPAIVAMLIVQLIPMAQGLYFSVLKLNQFTLKKFLSAPFVGFENFNRVLFDPSSNMRSGFLEALRNTGIYAVICSFMVLAIGLAAAMAVNREFKFRGLARTLLLTPWVVPSYVVGMLWGFMWQQDTGIINRILVDWLHILPDRPFWLTGSNVLWAIIIPTIWRNVPLVMIMLLAGLQNISEDYYEAAEIDGASSIQKFRHITLPLLKPIIGVQLLFAMINYIYSYNIVSMMFGHGAGYPGKWGDLLMTNIQRNSFGTWNFGAGAAATIVVMICVLAVVGLWYRVFRDSLVVDE is encoded by the coding sequence ATGAAAATAGAAAAAAATGAAGTTGTCTATACAGAGCATAAGTATAGTTTGAAAGAGAATATTCGTAGAAATAAATTTGCATATGCACTAATAGCTCCTGCAATAGTTGCTATGTTAATTGTGCAGCTGATTCCCATGGCACAAGGCCTGTATTTTTCCGTACTAAAACTCAATCAATTTACTTTAAAAAAGTTTTTAAGCGCACCTTTTGTTGGTTTTGAAAATTTTAATAGAGTTTTATTTGATCCATCTAGTAATATGCGTTCAGGTTTTTTAGAGGCTCTTAGAAACACCGGGATATATGCTGTAATATGTAGTTTTATGGTTCTAGCAATAGGTCTTGCTGCAGCAATGGCGGTAAACAGAGAATTCAAATTCAGAGGGTTGGCAAGAACTTTACTATTGACACCTTGGGTTGTGCCTTCCTATGTAGTTGGTATGTTATGGGGATTTATGTGGCAGCAGGATACAGGAATAATTAACAGAATATTAGTGGACTGGTTACACATACTTCCGGATAGGCCCTTTTGGCTAACTGGTTCTAATGTACTATGGGCCATAATTATACCTACCATCTGGAGAAATGTTCCTCTTGTTATGATCATGCTTTTAGCTGGGCTTCAGAATATATCTGAAGATTATTATGAGGCAGCCGAAATTGATGGGGCCAGCAGTATACAAAAGTTCCGTCATATTACATTACCACTGCTAAAGCCTATTATAGGTGTCCAATTACTATTTGCTATGATCAATTATATTTATTCATATAACATAGTTTCCATGATGTTTGGACATGGTGCCGGATATCCAGGCAAATGGGGAGATTTATTGATGACTAATATTCAAAGAAATTCCTTTGGAACTTGGAACTTTGGTGCCGGAGCAGCAGCAACAATAGTGGTAATGATATGCGTACTTGCTGTTGTTGGTCTTTGGTATAGAGTATTTAGAGATAGTTTGGTGGTGGATGAATAA
- a CDS encoding sugar ABC transporter substrate-binding protein produces MKKRLLSSLLACMLAVSLAGCGKKEEEKPANSGGSTNQEQKNEETPKKDVNLSIWIMPNSGTPEEDFMKVIQPFLDQNPHIKVTPTVLDWGSAWTKITAAATSGEAPDITQLGTTWVSAVGAMDALEDLTPYYKDFGGEEAFVKATLPTTGIEGQSEKYAVPWFIDSRALFYRKDACEKAGVDPTKDFATWDSFKEALKKLNGVEVDGKKMAALGMPGKNDWNVVHNFAWWIWGAGGEYIKDGKATINAPEAVEGIKYYTELAVEGLMSKAALEKNSAEVEALFNAGEYATIFSGAYFAKTINQEYEKDSEKALDPKKVGVALVPEGPKGRYAFFGGSTLAMFKSSKNKPEAAQLIAFLASADAQVEYAKLHGNLPANAKSFENQFIMDDPMLSVFKEQLPYGKAYPSIPGWAPSEGLLQKGLSNVWDNALGVNGAYDAAKTQAELDAAANDVNAVLNQ; encoded by the coding sequence ATGAAAAAAAGATTGCTTTCGTCATTATTGGCATGCATGCTGGCTGTTAGCTTAGCTGGATGCGGAAAAAAAGAAGAAGAGAAGCCTGCAAATAGTGGCGGCTCAACTAATCAAGAACAGAAAAACGAAGAAACTCCTAAAAAGGATGTAAATCTGAGCATTTGGATTATGCCTAACAGCGGAACGCCGGAAGAAGATTTTATGAAAGTTATCCAGCCATTCTTAGATCAAAATCCTCACATAAAGGTTACACCAACTGTTCTGGACTGGGGTTCAGCTTGGACAAAGATAACTGCAGCAGCAACTAGCGGAGAAGCACCAGATATTACGCAGTTAGGTACAACCTGGGTATCAGCAGTAGGAGCGATGGATGCTTTAGAAGACCTTACTCCATACTACAAGGATTTTGGAGGAGAAGAAGCTTTTGTTAAGGCAACTTTACCTACTACTGGAATAGAGGGACAAAGCGAGAAATATGCAGTGCCATGGTTTATAGACTCAAGAGCATTATTCTATAGAAAAGATGCCTGTGAAAAAGCAGGGGTTGATCCAACAAAGGATTTTGCTACCTGGGACAGCTTCAAAGAAGCTTTGAAGAAGTTAAACGGTGTTGAAGTAGATGGCAAGAAGATGGCTGCACTAGGAATGCCAGGTAAGAATGACTGGAACGTTGTACACAACTTTGCTTGGTGGATTTGGGGAGCAGGTGGAGAGTACATAAAAGACGGAAAAGCTACTATCAATGCTCCAGAAGCAGTTGAAGGTATCAAATATTATACTGAACTGGCAGTAGAGGGCTTAATGTCAAAAGCTGCTCTGGAAAAGAACTCAGCAGAAGTTGAAGCCCTATTCAATGCAGGTGAATATGCAACAATTTTCTCCGGAGCTTATTTTGCAAAGACAATTAACCAAGAATATGAAAAAGACAGCGAAAAGGCTTTAGATCCTAAAAAAGTTGGTGTTGCATTAGTTCCTGAAGGTCCAAAGGGAAGATATGCCTTCTTTGGTGGAAGTACTTTAGCAATGTTTAAATCTTCTAAGAATAAGCCTGAAGCAGCTCAATTAATAGCATTCTTAGCTTCAGCAGATGCACAGGTTGAATATGCTAAATTACATGGTAATTTACCAGCTAATGCTAAGTCTTTCGAAAATCAATTTATTATGGATGACCCAATGCTTTCAGTATTCAAAGAACAGTTACCATACGGAAAAGCATATCCATCAATTCCTGGATGGGCTCCGTCAGAAGGATTACTCCAGAAGGGATTGTCCAACGTATGGGATAATGCTTTGGGTGTAAACGGAGCTTACGATGCTGCTAAGACACAAGCCGAATTAGATGCAGCAGCTAATGATGTTAATGCAGTATTAAATCAATAA
- a CDS encoding response regulator, whose protein sequence is MYSVMIVDDEPIIRMGLKKIVNWEEYGFRIVCEARDGEDALGKLNEHQVDFIVTDIRMPKLSGIDLLREIRERGLKVEVLLLSGYDDFSYAQQGLRLGAFDYILKPLDASKLKSTLVNAFKKLSEKDKEYHELNMNKLISREKILYDLLRGKNLIMMDEYISQYNLPLIKGKIQVAIVEINDIVTNSQLLIDNHLRDELEKSVSHLIEDELYKSKIDNYSILDEDLGKKFIIVQTDKEIDISVFNDDFVAVLNKILKASNEELGTELNIAVGNPYNQLYSMHKSYLNAKEALKYKYVIGTNKLIHISELAQLKQENFIYPIEKENVLITAIILGKESETLTALKELIKQIIEISSLDAFKINLAFTQLVSNVYNNVLKKYSFLKDVYDLSKIMNIGFLGIQTLSEVEKKLTDNITSLVSVIKEYNLNRNDNIVQRACEYVLNHIEEDITLSSISENLNISKNYFCSIFKQQTGENFLEYVTRAKMERAKILLRKHDYRVYEVSEALGYKETAYFSRIFKKHFNCTPAEYKKNDI, encoded by the coding sequence GTGTACTCAGTGATGATTGTTGATGATGAGCCTATCATTCGAATGGGATTAAAAAAGATCGTCAATTGGGAGGAGTATGGCTTTAGGATTGTATGCGAAGCACGAGATGGGGAAGATGCTCTAGGTAAGTTAAATGAGCATCAGGTGGATTTTATTGTGACAGATATTAGAATGCCTAAGCTTAGCGGCATTGATCTATTAAGAGAGATAAGAGAAAGGGGATTAAAAGTTGAAGTCCTGCTCCTAAGCGGCTATGATGATTTTTCGTATGCCCAGCAGGGACTTAGGTTAGGGGCCTTTGACTATATTTTAAAACCGCTGGATGCTTCAAAATTGAAGAGTACTCTGGTGAATGCCTTCAAAAAGCTGTCAGAAAAAGATAAAGAATATCATGAACTGAATATGAATAAGTTAATATCAAGGGAAAAAATACTCTATGACCTTTTAAGAGGCAAAAACCTCATTATGATGGATGAGTACATTTCACAATACAATCTTCCTTTGATTAAAGGCAAAATCCAGGTGGCCATCGTTGAGATTAATGATATTGTAACAAACAGCCAGTTATTGATTGATAACCACTTAAGAGATGAATTGGAAAAGTCAGTTAGTCATTTGATAGAAGATGAATTGTATAAAAGTAAGATAGACAACTATTCCATATTGGACGAAGATTTGGGAAAAAAATTTATTATAGTTCAAACTGATAAAGAAATTGATATTTCTGTTTTTAATGATGACTTTGTCGCTGTTTTAAATAAAATTCTTAAAGCAAGCAATGAGGAATTAGGCACTGAACTCAATATAGCTGTGGGAAATCCATATAACCAGCTATACTCTATGCATAAGAGCTATTTGAATGCTAAGGAAGCATTGAAGTATAAATATGTGATTGGTACAAACAAGCTCATTCATATAAGTGAATTGGCACAGTTAAAACAGGAGAATTTCATATATCCTATTGAAAAGGAGAACGTATTGATAACAGCAATCATCCTTGGAAAAGAAAGTGAAACTTTGACAGCTCTTAAAGAACTAATAAAGCAGATTATTGAGATATCAAGTCTCGATGCATTCAAAATTAATCTAGCCTTCACTCAATTGGTAAGCAATGTGTACAATAATGTACTTAAGAAATACAGTTTTTTAAAAGATGTATATGATTTAAGTAAGATAATGAATATTGGCTTCTTGGGTATCCAAACTTTGAGTGAAGTTGAAAAGAAACTGACAGATAATATAACCTCATTAGTGAGTGTCATAAAAGAATACAATTTAAACAGAAATGATAACATAGTTCAAAGAGCCTGTGAGTATGTTTTGAATCATATAGAAGAAGATATAACCTTGTCATCCATATCCGAAAATCTTAATATCAGCAAAAATTACTTTTGCTCTATATTTAAGCAGCAAACCGGAGAAAACTTTTTAGAGTATGTAACTAGGGCAAAGATGGAAAGAGCGAAGATTTTACTGAGAAAGCATGACTACAGGGTCTATGAAGTAAGTGAGGCTCTTGGCTATAAGGAAACTGCATATTTTAGCAGAATTTTTAAAAAACACTTTAATTGTACTCCAGCTGAATATAAAAAGAATGATATCTAA
- a CDS encoding cache domain-containing sensor histidine kinase, giving the protein MKRIVGMFIEKISKILADRSLMKKSMAVYIPIIAIPIVVFYIYAYQSLSSNARKDAIAELNYEINVESDAIEKNMYIMRNIVSTVDRDKKLLDFIAFEEDKDVRYLISFSDEKYKQLIGLQNNNPAIKQINIFSRNSNINEFWPIIYAEKRVAHNNWYKEVLSKDGAEYWNINHYDDDIKTETMFHEQNSDLIVSLNKVMKYSGSSIGVIRVTMKAEDFFPNMYKEEKLSKRQMYLINKNDLTIKTNEKNTVINDYGFDIVRFKEFLKGKLTGGRGETTYSQDGEEYVVLFKEAPMVDNYLVSIIPVGSITQSITESMSVLIFVAVLCLILLSIIIYFATKALLRRFYIILKAVKQVRTGDLMPAIPVYGTDEIGVLAHNLRQMMKTIDTLIKESINKEVMTKEAELRALKTQIDAHFLYNTLENIRMMAVVEENFMVSDCLASLGDMMRYNMKWNNEFVPLKEELNHIKNYVALMTLRYDYRINLKVDIDSTFLDKLILKLTIQPLVENAVKHGISEKLRDGDGNVVISIDCDDTSIYLSVEDDGRGMDDEDVKKLQDHIYGNMSTSYGLGLKNVNERIKLFYGDKYGITVESKIGAYTKIIMKLPKQDN; this is encoded by the coding sequence ATGAAAAGAATCGTAGGAATGTTTATAGAAAAGATAAGCAAAATACTTGCGGATAGAAGTTTGATGAAAAAATCCATGGCAGTTTATATTCCAATAATTGCTATACCAATAGTTGTATTTTATATATATGCTTATCAGTCACTTTCTTCTAATGCACGAAAGGATGCTATAGCAGAACTAAATTACGAAATCAATGTTGAGTCTGATGCCATTGAAAAAAATATGTACATAATGAGGAATATAGTCAGCACCGTTGATCGTGATAAGAAACTGCTGGATTTTATTGCCTTTGAAGAAGATAAGGATGTAAGATATCTTATAAGTTTCAGCGATGAAAAATATAAACAACTGATAGGATTGCAGAATAATAACCCGGCTATTAAGCAAATAAACATATTTTCAAGAAATTCAAACATCAATGAGTTCTGGCCAATTATTTATGCGGAAAAAAGAGTGGCTCATAACAATTGGTATAAAGAAGTTTTGAGTAAAGATGGGGCTGAATATTGGAATATTAATCACTACGATGATGACATTAAGACTGAGACAATGTTTCATGAACAAAACAGTGATTTAATTGTATCATTAAATAAGGTTATGAAGTATTCGGGGAGCAGTATTGGGGTTATAAGAGTAACCATGAAGGCTGAAGATTTCTTTCCTAATATGTACAAAGAAGAAAAATTGAGTAAAAGACAGATGTATTTGATTAATAAAAATGACCTTACTATAAAAACAAATGAAAAAAACACCGTAATCAATGATTATGGGTTCGATATAGTTAGGTTTAAGGAGTTTCTTAAAGGCAAACTGACTGGTGGAAGAGGTGAAACAACATACAGTCAAGATGGAGAAGAATATGTTGTACTTTTTAAAGAAGCACCAATGGTGGATAATTATCTAGTAAGTATAATTCCCGTAGGGAGCATTACACAGAGTATAACAGAATCAATGAGTGTATTGATTTTTGTAGCTGTACTCTGCTTAATTCTTCTTTCAATAATCATATATTTTGCTACCAAAGCATTATTAAGAAGATTCTATATTATATTGAAAGCTGTTAAGCAAGTGAGAACCGGTGACTTAATGCCTGCAATACCGGTATACGGCACTGACGAGATAGGGGTGCTGGCCCATAACCTGAGGCAGATGATGAAGACCATTGACACATTGATCAAAGAAAGCATAAACAAGGAAGTTATGACCAAGGAAGCAGAGCTAAGAGCTTTAAAAACCCAGATAGATGCACATTTCCTCTATAACACCCTTGAAAATATTAGAATGATGGCAGTAGTTGAGGAAAACTTTATGGTATCGGATTGCTTAGCATCCTTAGGGGATATGATGAGATACAACATGAAATGGAACAATGAGTTTGTACCTCTTAAAGAGGAACTTAACCACATTAAAAACTATGTAGCCTTAATGACCCTGAGATATGACTATAGAATTAATCTAAAAGTAGATATAGATAGTACATTTTTAGATAAATTAATTTTGAAGCTAACAATTCAACCTTTGGTAGAAAATGCAGTTAAACATGGAATATCAGAAAAGTTGAGGGATGGGGATGGAAATGTTGTGATATCTATAGATTGTGATGACACTTCTATATACTTATCCGTTGAAGATGATGGAAGAGGCATGGATGATGAAGATGTGAAAAAATTGCAAGATCATATATATGGTAATATGAGTACAAGCTATGGGCTTGGACTAAAAAATGTGAATGAAAGAATTAAGCTGTTCTATGGCGATAAGTATGGTATTACAGTTGAATCAAAGATAGGAGCTTACACAAAGATAATAATGAAATTGCCTAAACAGGACAATTAG
- a CDS encoding extracellular solute-binding protein: MKTQAKGILKKTAFLSVITLVLLSCSYDKNFVKETDMGKEKNKSSWQDDTSPITFDWYINYSWFTTAWGNNEVSKYVTEKTGVSINFMTPKGDEAENLRTMLDKGRLPDFITLSAWDDGYKNIIKSGLALSLDELSELYDPYFFKVADMQKLEWYRQSDGHVYCYPNYSLPIEDYENYKEDRKPSNQTFLVRKDIYETLGKPDMRTPEGFLKALEEAKNRFPMVGEESLIPLGMHEFTKSGNLSIDSILPNFLAVPYEKDGKLYDRYTDPELIRWLKTLRKANELGLLAENIFYESRAQIEENIIKGRYFAMIYQRSDLEVQQLALYAKDKNKIYIPVDGPANSNLDQPTLAGDSISGWTVTLISKNCKDPERAIKFLSYLISEEGNKDLYLGKQGATWDIIDGKEQFVPEVQQLLERDKIAFDNKYGAGETYWMLMDTNYIQKWAVPKPEALKVLQDWPKGKTYNFSVYDQTNPYGESEEAIIFSKVNTKWQETLKLLLLAKDDEEFDKIFNQYEEYAENHGNEKVIQYKQRKFEENKKKLGIK; encoded by the coding sequence ATGAAGACTCAGGCAAAAGGAATTTTAAAGAAAACTGCATTCTTAAGTGTCATAACTTTGGTCCTACTTTCCTGCAGTTATGACAAAAATTTTGTGAAGGAAACTGATATGGGCAAGGAAAAAAATAAATCAAGCTGGCAAGATGATACATCGCCTATTACCTTTGATTGGTACATAAATTATTCATGGTTTACAACTGCATGGGGAAATAATGAAGTATCTAAATATGTTACAGAGAAGACAGGGGTAAGCATAAATTTTATGACACCAAAGGGGGATGAAGCAGAGAACTTAAGGACTATGCTAGATAAAGGCAGGCTTCCTGATTTCATAACCTTGAGTGCATGGGATGACGGTTATAAAAACATAATAAAGAGCGGATTGGCATTGTCGCTTGATGAATTGTCCGAGCTGTATGACCCATACTTTTTTAAGGTAGCAGATATGCAAAAGCTTGAATGGTATAGACAAAGTGATGGACATGTTTATTGTTATCCTAATTATTCCCTGCCAATAGAAGATTATGAGAACTATAAAGAGGACAGAAAACCATCCAATCAAACCTTCTTAGTACGGAAGGATATATATGAGACCTTAGGAAAGCCTGACATGAGGACACCTGAAGGATTTCTGAAGGCCCTGGAAGAAGCAAAAAATAGATTTCCTATGGTAGGCGAAGAGTCCCTGATTCCTTTGGGAATGCATGAATTTACTAAGAGTGGAAACCTGTCCATTGATAGTATTTTGCCAAATTTCTTAGCTGTACCCTATGAGAAGGATGGAAAGTTATATGATAGGTATACTGACCCAGAACTTATTAGATGGCTAAAAACCTTAAGAAAGGCCAATGAACTAGGACTTTTAGCAGAAAATATCTTTTATGAAAGTAGAGCTCAAATTGAGGAAAATATAATTAAAGGCAGATATTTTGCCATGATCTATCAGAGATCCGATTTAGAGGTTCAGCAGTTAGCCCTATATGCTAAGGACAAAAATAAAATTTATATTCCTGTTGATGGACCGGCCAATTCTAATCTTGACCAGCCTACTTTGGCAGGGGATAGCATTTCTGGCTGGACTGTAACTTTAATTTCGAAAAATTGCAAGGATCCGGAAAGAGCTATTAAGTTTTTAAGCTATTTGATCAGTGAAGAGGGAAATAAGGACTTATATTTAGGAAAACAAGGGGCAACTTGGGATATTATTGATGGTAAGGAGCAATTTGTTCCGGAAGTTCAACAGCTATTAGAAAGAGACAAGATAGCTTTTGATAATAAATACGGGGCAGGAGAGACTTATTGGATGCTGATGGATACTAATTATATTCAGAAGTGGGCAGTGCCTAAGCCTGAAGCTTTAAAAGTATTACAGGATTGGCCAAAAGGAAAGACGTATAATTTTTCAGTGTATGATCAAACAAATCCGTATGGAGAATCAGAGGAAGCTATTATATTTTCAAAAGTAAATACAAAGTGGCAGGAGACATTAAAGCTGCTACTCCTTGCAAAAGACGATGAGGAATTTGACAAAATATTTAACCAATATGAAGAATATGCAGAGAATCATGGCAATGAAAAGGTAATTCAATATAAGCAAAGAAAGTTTGAAGAAAACAAAAAAAAACTAGGCATTAAATAG